A window of Variovorax paradoxus genomic DNA:
TACGGGGCGGCGCTGGCCGAGCTGGTCAACGCGCAGTTCCGGCATCCCTTCGCCGAGCACTGGGGCGACGGCACCACGTCGTCATCGGACGGCCAGAACTTCCGCACCGGCAGCAAGGCCGAGAGTACCGGCCACATCAACCCAAAATACGGCAGCAGCCCAGGGCGGACGTTCTACACCCACATCTCCGACCAGTACGCGCCGTTCCACACCAAGGTGGTGAATGTCGGCGTGCGCGACTCGACCTACGTGCTCGACGGCCTGCTGTACCACGAATCCGACCTGCGCATCGAGGAGCACTACACCGACACGGCGGGCTTCACCGATCACGTCTTCGCGCTGATGCACCTGCTGGGCTTCCGCTTCGCGCCGCGCATCCGTGACCTGGGCGACACCAAGCTCTACATTCCAAAGGGCGATGCCGCCTACGAGACATTGAAACCGATGATCGGCGGCACGCTCAACATCAAGCACGTCCGCGCCCATTGGGATGAAATCCTGCGGCTGGCCACGTCGATCAAACAAGGCACGGTGACGGCCTCGCTGATGCTGCGCAAGCTCGGCAGCTATCCGCGCCAGAATGGTCTGGCCGTCGCCCTGCGCGAGTTGGGCCGCATCGAGCGCACGCTGTTCATCCTAGACTGGTTGCAAAGCGTCGAGCTGCGCCGCCGTGTGCATGCCGGACTGAACAAGGGCGAGGCCCGCAACGCGCTGGCCCGTGCCGTGTTCTTCAACCGCCTGGGCGAAATCCGCGACCGCAGTTTCGAGCAGCAACGCTACCGGGCCAGCGGCCTCAACCTGGTGACGGCAGCCATCGTGCTGTGGAACACGGTTTATCTGGAACGGGCCGCGAACGCCTTGCGTGGCCACGGTCAAGCCGTCGATGACGGCCTGTTGCAGTACCTGTCGCCGCTCGGCTGGGAGCACATCAACCTGACCGGCGATTACCTCTGGCGCAGCAGCGCCAAGATCGGCGCGGGCAAGTTCAGGCCGCTACGGCCGCTGCAACCGGCTTAGCGTGCTTTATTTTCCGTTTTCTGAGACGACCCCTCTATTGAACGAACAGTATCAGGAGTCCGCTGCACGAATGATGACCTCAAGCCGGTTCTGGTCGCGCTGGCGACCGATCAGCCCCTGGATGTGCGATACCGCGACCACGATCTTTCCGGCGATTGGGCGGGCTACCGCGAATGCCACATCAAGCCCGACCTGCTGCTGATCTACCGCAAGTCCGACGCCGACACCCTGCGACTGGCGCGGCTTGGCTCCCATAGCGAGCTGTTCGGCTGATGCCAGTCGCCTTGTCCGCCAAACGATCATTAGGCGGCCAAACCGGACGCCTGTCCGAAAACATCTTGCGCAACGGGATGACGGACAATAAGATAGGCGGACGGTATAACGGACAAATGGGCGGAAATGGCACTCATCGGCTATGCGCGGGTATCGACGGCGGAACAGGACACCGCCTTGCAGACGGATGCGCTGCGCAATGCAGGCTGCGAACGGGTTTTCGAGGACACGGCATCCGGGGCCAAGGCAGACCGGCCCGGCTTGGCCGATGCGCTGGCTTATCTGCGCGATGGCGATGTGCTGGTCGTCTGGCGGCTGGATCGGCTTGGCCGCTCCCTGCCGCACCTGATTGAGACGGTCGGCAAGCTGGAAGCACGGGGCGTCGGCTTCCGCTCGTTGACTGAAAACATCGACACCACCACGCCGGGCGGACGGCTCATCTTCCATGTGTTCGGTGCGCTGGGCCAGTTCGAGCGCGACCTGATCCGCGAGCGCACCAAGGCCGGGTTGACCGCTGCCGCCGCACGCGGGCGCAAAGGCGGACGCAAGCCGGTTGTCACTGCCGACAAGTTGCAACGAGCGCGGGAGCTTGTCGCCAACGGCTTGAATGTCCGCGAGGCCGCCGCACGCCTCAAGGTAGGAAAAACCGCTCTCTACGCTGCCTTGCAGGCGGCCAGTTCTGGCAGTGCAGCCGACTCCTGATATTTCGTGCAGTCGCCTTCTGAAAACGACAAGCATCGTCAGAAATGGCGATGCTGTCAAGGGAAGCCGGCCGGGCCTGCATCGTCAGAGCCGACGATGCGAAGCTGCTGGAGCGACCTGCAGCACCGCCAGGAATGGCGATGCCGGATCGCTCAGTAGGTGGGGATGTAGACCACCTCAATGTCCACGCGCTGGTTCTCGCGCCGGCCCTCGGCCGTCGAGTTGTCTGCCACGAAATCGGCGGCCGATGCGAAGTTCACCATGATCTTGAGCGGCGAGACGCCGCGCGCCACCAAGTACGACCTGGCCGAGAGCGCACGGCGTAGTGCAAGGGCCTCATCGGCCGCGCTGGGCCGTAGTGTGCTGGTGCGCCCGCTGATGTAGATGATCGCCGCATTCCTAGCGTCGGCCAGCAGCTCCAGGGCCTCTGGCGTCGGCTGGAATGTCGCGCTGCTGTCGGGGAAGGACACCGATACGCCGGACTTGATCGGCGTGCCGAAGTTGCCGGCGTCGCCGGCGGCCAGTGCGCTTTGCGCGCTGACCAGGAACGCCAGAGAGAGGGCCAGAAGAACGGGTTTTCGCATGGGGCAGGACTCCAATCAGAAGAACAGGTAGCCGGCCTTGCTCATGGGGATGCGGATCAACCAGAGCGAGGCCAGGTGCAGCGGGTAATAGGCGTAGAAGGCCCAGCGCAGGCGCGGCACGCGCACATCCACCCGCGAGGCCAGGAAGAGCACCGGCAGGGCTGCCAAGGCCCACAGGTTGCGATTGACGAACCACAGGGCCGCGCAGGCCAGCACCGCGACCGCCGCGGCGGCCCAGCTCGGCCGGCGCGTGTACGACCACACCGCCAGGCCGAAAGCCACGGCCGGCCACCAATATTCGACCGAGCTGCCGCCGACCAGGAACACCACGCCGGCGGCCGCCAGGTGCAGCTTGCCGCCACGTTCGACCAGGTAAGCCGTGGCCGTGACGACCAGCAGCGTGAACATCACGTTGAGCGGCCACCAACCGGCGTACAGGCCGCCGAGGGCCACGAAGGGCACGGAGGCCAGCGCGCCGAACATCGCCAGGCGCGACATGGTGCGGCCGTACACGCCGCGTTCGAGCGTGCCCGGCCGGGCCAGGTTGTAGGCCAGGACGAACACGAAAAGGGGGAGCGCCACGCGGCCGGCCTCGAACAGCACCGGCAGCGTCGCGTTGAACAGGTACTTGTTGACGTGATCGCCGGTCATGAGAACCAGTGCGAGCCACTTCAACGCTTCGACGGTTCCATCAGGAATCCGCAGGGCCTTCATCAGCGCCGGCCCCCGCGAATCGCGTAGGCGCGCAGCACCAGGAAGATGATGTAGAGCGCTGGCAGTGAGAGCACGAAGGCGATGGGCTTGCCGATCCACGCCGGCAGCGCCCACAGCAGAAGGCCCAAGGCGAAGATCGGGCCGAGGCCCAGCAGAAGCAAATCGAGCTGGTTCTTGGCCTGCCCTTCCGCCCACTTGCAATAGGCTTGAAGCAACCGGCCGACGCCCAGCGTGTACCGCATCATGAAGGCGTGGAATTTGTCCATGTTTAGCCGCTAAATCGGAAGAGCCGGCCTACTCGGCCGACCCCTCGCGTGAAGTGTTGAAAGACACCGTGCGGGGCACGTAGCCGGCCACCGACACGCTGCGAGCTGCTGCGGCCGCTGGGGCGGCCTGCTGGGGTGCTGGTGCCGGCCTGGCCGCCGGCGTCGCCCGCTGGGCCACCGTCGCGGGCTGGCTGGGCGTCGAGGGCGTGGCCCCGGCCTTCGTCACGTCAAGCGTGACGAACCGAGCTTCGAGCCAATCGGCCCACTTCGACGCCTTGCGCATCAAGTCGGCCCGGTACACCGCGTTGTACTGCGGCGTGCGCGAGTGGTAGTTCGCCGCCTTCGTCCAGAGGTCGCCCTTGTCGTTGCGGATGTGCATCCGCAGCCGCCAGGCGGCCAGGTCGAACGAGTAGCAGCCGGCAGCCGCCACATCGTTCGCCGTGATGCCGTATCGGGCCAGGTCGCCCAGGTACGCGGTGTTGAACTGCATCGGGCCAACGTCATGCGTGCCATTCGAGTTGCGCACCCACTGGCCCGGCTTGCCGCCCTCTTTCTCGGCGACGGCCAACACGATGTTGACCGGCACCTCGTACTTGACGGCGGCCGAGATCGAGCAGACGACGCGCTCCTGGAGCTGCGGCGGCAGATCGGCGAAGAACGGCATGCCCTCCCCTCCCTCAGTTCAGCCAGGACTGACGGCGGCGCTCTTCGTCCTCGCGCCGGATGCGTTCGTTGTACTCGGCCAAGGCGCGGTCATAGTCGCGCGCTTCGACCCAATACCCGCCCCGCTCTGGCGTCCCGACATAGCGCGGCAGCGTGCCGCTGCTGGCGAAGTCGGTGTAGGCGTGGCCGGTGTAGGCCCCGCAGTAGTCAGGCAACTGGTTGCTGATGTACGTGCGCCCATCGTCGTAGCCGCCCGTCCACATCACCAACGTCGAGTTCAGCGACTGCGCGTCGCAACGGCCAGCGCCGCGCGAGATCGCCGACACGAGCGACTGCATTTCCGGCGTCTGGCTCGCCACCGGGCAAAGCTGGAGGAAGTTCAGGCGGGCGCGGATCGTGTCCGACAGCTTGCGCTTCGTGATGTTGAAGTACCGCGACAGCGACGGCGTGCATTCGCTCGGGCGCGTGCCCGACGACAGGCACAGGATCGCCTCGCAGGCCAGGCGCGTGTCGCCGGTCAGCACGTCTTGCGCGCTGGCCGTGCCGGCGGTCGATCCGAGGGCTGCCACGAGGGCGGCCAGGGCAAACAGTTTCTTCTTCATGGTTGGACTCTCCTTGGTTACGCAGTTGTGCCGTCGCGGCCTTGCTCGCGGTTGGCGAACGCAGCTACTTCGGACTCGGGATCGGCATCGGCAGGGCCGCCTGCCAGGCTGTTGTCGCCGAAGCTCGGCGCGGGCTGCTGGTCGGGCACGTCGATGTTCTCGGCCGTGCCGCTTCCTTGCGCCTTGATCGCGGCGGCGATCTTTCCGCCAGTGGTGTCGGCGATCCGCTCGGCTGCGGCTTCGCGCAGGCTCGCGGCTTTGGCCTTGGCAACATCGGCGGTTCCCTTCGCCAAGTTCGCGCCGGCGTCGGCGGCGATGCGGCCGGCCGTGCCGAGGGCCGATGCGGCCGATGCGAGCAAGCCGGGGCCGGTGCTGCCCGGTGCGGCCTGCTGCCCTTGCCCTGCCCCGCCGGCGGGCTTGGGTTCGTTCTTGGCGGCCTTGTCGGCACTGCTGCCGGTGCTGGCCGTCGAGCTGCTGCCCTGGCCGCCGGCGTCGGCTTTGCCGCCGCCCTTATCGCCGCCCTTCGAGCTGCCCGAGCTGCTGCCGGTCGAGGGGCTGCCGCCACCCGACGAAGAGCCACCGCCGGAGCTGCCGCTAAAGCCCGCAGCCTGAGCGAAGGGCGTGCTGCCGGTGCCGGCGTCGCCGCCGCCGCCCGCACCGCCGCCCGAGCTGCCGCCGCCCGAGAAGGCCGACATAACGTCCGTGCCTGCCGACACGTTCTCATTGGCCTTCGAGAAGGCGGCCATGACGGCAGAGGCACCACCGGCGGCCGAGGCTGCGCCGGCGGCCAGAGCGGCGCCGCCGGTCGCGGCCGCTGCTGCTGCCATGCCTGCGGCACCCAACGCAGCACCTGCACCGAACTGGCCGATGCCGGCACCGCCCACGCTCGCGCCGGTGATGATCCCGGCGATGAGCGGCGGAATCTTGTTGACCAACGCCAAGAGGATGATGACGACGATCAGCATCACGCCCATTTCCTTGAGGCTGATGCCGGCGCTCATGCGCGAGTAGTAGTCATCGAGGAAGGTCTTGCCGATGCCCACCAGGAGCACCATTGCGAAGAGCTGCGCGGCCACGCCCAGGACGACCTTGTAGTAGTTGATCGCCATGTCGGAAGTCCAGCGCGAACCACCGAAGCCGAGGAAGAACACGCCGCCGTAGGCGAGCACCCAGCCCGACGCGAGCAGCAGAAGCATATTCACACCGACCAGGGCCAGGATGACCAGGATCGCCACGGCCATGAGGATGCCGGCCATGCTGTCCACCGGCGACCACACCGAGGACTGATCCATCACCTTGTCGAAGATCGCAAAGCCCACGTCCACGATGCCCGAGGGCGACAGAGCATTGCCCAGGCCCGTCGCGTTGCCGGCGAGCTGCCGCAACGACGCATAGATGGACGAGGCGAAGTTAGGGCCGTTGGTTAGCGCCCACCAGAAGAAGCCGGTAAAGATCGTGAAGCGGACGAACTCCGCGAAGAACTCGCCAATGTCGGCCTTGCGCAAGGCCATCATGCCGAACGTCCAGACCATCGAGATCACAACCAGCGTCCAGAAGAGCCAGGTTGCGGCCGTGGTGATGACACCGGCCCAGCCGCTCGCGGCGGCCTGGTAGCGATCCAGCACGCTATCGAACACGCCGGCGTTGTCGATGGCCGCGTGGGCATCGACCGCGAAGAACGCCAGCCAGACGAACAGCGGCAGGGCGAGGGTTTTAGATTGGCTGGCATTCTCATCGTCAGCACCTCACCATTCGCGTTTCGGGCTGGGCTTGAAATCCCCACCACGACGCAAGCACAGCGACGAAAAAGCCTGCTGGACGCCCTTGTCCTCGATCTTGGCGATGTTCTCGGGCTTGCAGTTCTCGTCGTTCACTTCCGGCATGGGGGCCGTGGCCGGCTTGTTGTCGCAGCCGGCGACCAAGGCCGCCACGAGGGCGGCCGAGGCCAAGGACAGAGCCTTGATTGCTTTCATGAATCCCCCTTACCAGGTGCGCGCCGGGCTGGCCCGGTAGCTGCCCTGGCGCAGTTGTGCGGCCGCTGCCGCCTGCTGGGCTTCCTTGTCGGCGTCGGCCTGCATCTTGGTTGCCATCGCGTTCTGCTGCGCGATCAGCAGGCCACGAATCTGCAAGAGCTGGTTGGCCTGCTGGCTGGCGAGCTGGTTGGCGTAGCCGATGGCCTGCATTTGGCCCTGCGCGCCCTGCGCTGCCGATTGAAGACGCTGCAACGTCGCTGCATCGGCCGTGAGATTCGTTTGCTGCCTATCGAGGCCCTTGAACAAGGCATCGTTGGCCTTCTTCTGCGACTCGCTCGCGAGCTGGGCCACATTCCGAAGTGCTGCGCGTTCCGCGTCGGAGCACCCTGCCGCCGTAAAGCACGGCGAGTTCTTGTAGTAGTTCACGTCCTGGAACTTGCCGATGTAGCTGTCCAGGCTGCCGAGTTGGGTCTTGTAGTAATCCAGCGTGTTGACCGCGTTCATCAACCCGTTGATGGTCGATTGCGCCTGATCCCAGATATACGCGGCCGGGGCCATCGTGTTCTGGAGTTGGTTTTGATACTGCTGGAGCTGGGTGCTGTACTGCTCAATTTGCTTGAGCGTCTGGGCCACCGATTCGATGGCCGTCATGATGTTCTGCGACAGGTTGGTGCCGTCGATGACGGGGATGCCAGCCTGCACAGGTGTGACCGCCAGCGTGCTCGAAACAGCAATGACGAGGGCCAATTTAGCGGCTAAAAACTTCGGCTTCATGGTGCTTTTCTCCTATGGCGTTAGTAATCGAAGGAACGGTACGGCTTGGAAAACGTCATGTCCTTCGTGACCACGACGTTGAAGCGATACCCCGGCCGAATTTCCAGCGTCGGCGAAATGCTCAGGTTCTTGGCGATGAGTTGCGCCGTAACCTGGCCGAGCTGCTGGCCGAGGGCTTCGCTTAGGGCACTGCTGGCGCTCGGTGCGCCATAGGTGTTTGTGGCCTGGTTCTGGCGTTGGCTGTAGGTGATGCCTGCTGTCACGCCGGACATGAGGAAGGCCGAGCCGAACAGGCGCACATAGTGGTTGTTCACCTGGTCGTGGAAGCCCGCGTATCCCGCGCTGTCCGCGCCTGGCATCGCGCCAATGTCCATCGCCTTGCCATCGGGGAACACGATGCGTTGCCACGCAACCAGCACGCGCGCTTGGCCGTAGGCCACGTCGCTCGAATACGAGCCGACGAGGCGCGATCCCTGCGGGATCAACAGGTGCTTGCCGGTCGGTGTGTCGTACACGTCCTGCGCGACCTGGGCCATGATTTGGCCCGGCAGATCGGAGTTGATGCCCGAAATGAGCGTGGCCGGCACGACGAAGCCCGCGCGCAGCTCGAACGGTGTGCGCGGCGCTTCCGGCTGCGAATCCAGCTTCCAGCGGTCGCCCTGCCCACCTTGGCCGAACTGCGCCATGCTGTTGCGCCCGCCGCCGCTGGTCGAGGTTTGCAGGAGCTGCGGCGCACCGCCCGCGCCCATGCCGCCGGCGGCCGGAGCCGCGCCGCCACCACCGACGCCCATGCCGCGAATCTGCGCCAGGCGTGCTTGATAGGCGGCGGTCGGATCGTTGCTGCGCTGCGCGTCGATTTGCTGCTGCACCGCTGCGATGCGGTTCAGCATTTCATCGCGCGTCTGCGGCGTGCCGGTGTAGGTGCTCGGGCCACCCGGCGCGGAGCCGTTGCTACGCGGGGCATCCACGCGCACGGTGGTCTTGGCCTTCACGGCTTCGCCGAACATCTGCATCTTCGCCATGCGGATGCGCTGGGCCTCGTCGTCGTTCACCGGCTGGCCCGGGTTGCCGGGGTTGGCCGGCGGGGCCGGCGGCGCGTCCGGGTTGGACGGCCGCGCGATCTCCAGCGGAGCCGACGCCGGGCCGGTCGGCATGTCGGGCACCTTGAGCGGGCTTGCCGGCTCGATCAAGCCGCCGGTCTTGTCGCCTGCGATCTCCTTGGCGAACATCGACGTGTTGCCGGCCTTCTCCTTGGGGCCGTCCGCCGGCGCGTTCTGCTTGGCCGCGCGATCCGCCGCGACCAGGGCCATGACCAGCACGAACGACAGCAGGACGCCGCCGAGGATGTACATGGGCATGTTGTTGACGCGACGGACGCCCGCCTTCTTGGACACTTCGCCAGGCGAAGCGTCAGGTGCCATCTGATCGGCGTTTTCTGTCATGGCGTCACTCCTTGCGCACCCAGTACCCGGCCGGCGCGAACGTGCCGTTTTGCGCCAGGTAAGGGCGGGTGATGGATTGATTGCCGACCATCAAGGTCAGGCGGTACAGGTTCGAGTCGCCAGCCTGGTCGAGCACGTAGCGCAACGGCAGGCCGCCCGACGCGGCCGTGGTGGCCGGTGCGCTCGCCTGCGATGCCGCCGAGGCCGGGGCCTGCGTGGAAGCGCCGGCCGGGGCGTACTCCAGGAGGGCATAGCCCTTGTCGCGCAGCGACTTGACGAGCGCCTGGCCGAACGGATCGGGCGTCGGCTGTTGCAGCTCCAGGCGCGTGCGCGCCGGCGCGTACAGCGTGGCGAGCTGCTGCACCGCGTCGGTGGCGAGCTTCTGCTGATCGAGCGCGGCCGACTGGACGAAGTTGCCGTACTGGCTGGTGGTTGCGCAGCCGCCGAGGCCCAGGGCGAGGGCGAGCAGCGCGAGAGAGACGATCTTGCGCATGGTCACTTCCTCCGGCTGATGGTCACGCGGTCTTGGCTACTGCCAACACCGGCAATCAGGATCGCGTGGTCAAACACCGTGTCCACGATGTAGCGATTGCCCTGCACGCGGTAATTGACCAGCACCGTTTCGTCGTCGGTGAACAAGCCGCCCTCTTTGCGCACGACCAGGAGCGTCGGCGCTTCGGTCTGCTGCATCGTGCCGGGCATTTCGATGATGGTCTTGCGGCCATCGTTGTAGACGCGCACAGGCTTCCAGCTCGCCGACCCGGACAGCTCATAGTCGAACGAGAGATCGCCCAGGTACTCGCCCGTCGCCGGCAGGGTGTTGTCGGTGCGTTCCTGCTTCTCGCGGCGCTGGATCGCGTCCCACTTGGCTTGCGCTTCCTCGGGGTACGTGAACGAGACTTGCGGCATGTACTCGGTGCGATGCGAGCGCAGGCGGAAGTGGTAGCTGCGGCGGTTCGTGGTCACAACCAGGCTGGTTTCGAGGCCCACGTCCATCGGCTTGATGATGAGGTGCTGAACCTCGGTCGCGCCGCTGCCGGTGATGGCCGGTTCCACCGTCCACCTGGCCGTGTCGCCCAGGTTGATCGAGTTCACTTGTTCGCCGGGCTGCAAGGCCACGTCGCACACCTGGAGCACCGCGCAAACGATGCTCGGCTGCTGCGCGCCGTACACGAACTTGATGGCACCGCCCGAGCCGGCCACCGGCTTGATGCCGGTCGCCGACCCCGCTTCCCACCGTTTGGCGATGGCGAGCGCCGCGCGCTCTTGAGCGGTCAGCGTCGGGTTGGTCTTGTTGAAATACTTGTCGGCAATGTCGTCGCCAGGGGCGGCCAGAGCCAGGGAGGGCACCGCCACAGCAGCGCCCACGATCAAAGCGGAGAGGGTTTTCTTCATGGTGGATGACCTCGAATTCATTGGATGCGGGACCAGGAGTAATCACGCACGTAGATGCTCAACGGGTTGTTCCGCAGTTGCTCATCGGTGGTGTTGGGCGTGACCTCGGCGATGTAGGTAGTCACGAGCGCGCGCCAGGTGACGGGCTGACCTTTCAGCGTGCCTTGGCGGTCGCGCGTGGTTTCCACCCACTCGACTTGCCAGGTGTCGGGCGTTTGCGGGATGACGGTCTTGATCTCGACGCTGACCATTTCCTTCTCGGCGCGCTTGAACGGGCTGGAATCGGGCGTGCCGTTCAACCACTCGTTCATCTTTGGCGTCGCCGGATCGTTGGGGGCGAGCATCGAGTACGCCTTGAACACGCACTTGCGCTGCAAGGCCACGTCAGGCGACACCATGCGCGCGCAGCTCATCCAGTCCGCAACGGCGGCGTGGATGACACGCGGATCGGCCTTCCCTGCGGCCTGCACCGGGCCGGCGGCCACCGTCTGGCCCAGCTTGTCCACCTCGACCACGTAGGGGATGAACTTCGACTGGCTGCCGATGTGGATCACGCCACCCACGCCGGCCAGCGCGATCAACAGCGACAGGATGCCTATCACCTGCCAGGTTTGGCGCTGCGAGACGACGCCGCCCACGTGATCGTTCCAGGTGCGGCGCGCGGCCAGGTAGGGGTTCTCGGCCTCGCCCGCACGGCGGCCGCCGGCGAGCGGTTCCTTCGAGCGGCGCGGATCGCGCGGCTCGGCGGAGTTGGCGGGCTTCTTGAAGATCAAGCCCTTGAGGGTGTCGGCGATGCTCATGCGGCCTCCAGGTAGTCGTTGAGATTCAGCCCACGGCCGGCCAGCCACTCATGCACCCATTCGTGGCCGAACTTGGCTTCGAGGCTCTTGATGGTGGCGACCGATTCCTTGTCGGACGCACCGACGAAGGCCAGGGCCATCGGCCCCAGGGCAAGGTCATAGAGACGGCGGCCGTTCTCCGAGACGTAGTAGTACTGACGCTTCGGAATGGCAGTCGCCAGGATTTCGATCTGACGCGCGTTGAGGCCCATACGGCGATAGAGCGCCGATGTGTCCTCATCCCTGGCGTAGACGTTAGGCAGGAAAATCTTGGTCGCGGTCGATTCCACGATCACGTCCAAGATGCCCGAGTTGGCCGCGTCGGAGAGGCTTTGCGTCGCCATCAGCACAAGGCAGTTGGCCTTGCGCAGCACCTTGAGCCATTCCCTGATCTTGGCGCGGAACGCGGGGTGGCCCAGCATCAACCAGGCTTCGTCCAGGATGATGACGGAGGGCTGGCCTTTCAGTGCGCGCTCGATGCGGCGGAACAGGTAGAGCAGCACCGGCAGCGCGAACTTCTCGCCCAGGTTCATCAGCTCTTCGATCTCGAACACCGTGAAGTCGGACAGCGACAGGCCGTCCTCTTCGGCGTCGAGCAGGTGGCCCATCGAGCCGTCCACCGTGTACTGCTTGATGGCCTCGCGGATCGCCTCGTCCTGAATCGTCACCGAGAACTCGGAGAGCGTGCGCGCGCCGCTGGCGTGCATGCTCATGATCGCGTTGCCGATCTCGTTGCGCTGCGCCGGCGTGGTGTTGACGCCGTTCAACGCCAGGATGGTGTCGATCCACTCCATCGCCCAGGCCCTATCCCCCTTCGTTTCGAGGAACTGGAGCGGGCAGAACGCCAGGCGGTCATCGTCGGCGGCCACCGTGAAATGCAGGCCGCTCTTGCCCTTCGTGGCCGCGCGGATGCCGGCCGCGAGTGGGTACATCGACATGCCCTTGTCGAAGGCGTAGATCGACATGCCGGCGTAGCGACGGAGCTGCGCGGCGATGATGCCCAGGTGCGTCGATTTGCCTGCGCCGGTCGGGCCGAACATGAAGGTGTGGCCCAGGTCGCGCACGTGCAGGTTCAGGCGGAACGGCGTAGCGCCCACCGTCACGCAGTGCATGAGCGCCGGCGACAGCGGCGGGTACATCGGGCACGGAGCCGTGGCGCTGCCCGTCCAGATCGAGCTTGTCGGCAGCAGGTCGGCCAGGTTCATCGTGTTGATGAGCGGCCGGCGCACGTTCTCGACGCCGTGGCCGGGCAAGCTGCCCAGGTACGCATCGAGCGTGTTGATCGTCTCGATACGGGCCGCGAAGGCCAGGCGGTTGACGGCCTTCTCGACCAGGAGCGCGGAGGCCGCCAGGCGCTCCCGATCCTCGTCCATCAGCACGACTACGCTGGTGTAGTAGCCGGCCGCCACCAAGCCGCTGTTGACCTCGGCGATGGCCGCCTCGGCGTCGCCGACCATCGCGGCCGCGTCCTGGTTGATCGAGCCGGTATTCGTGTTGAACACCTGATCGAAGAAGCCGCGAATCTTCTGCTTCCACTTCTTGCGGAACTTGTCCAGGTGCTTCAAGGACTCGTGCTGATCCATGAAGATGAAGCGGCTCGACCAGCGGTATTCGCTGGGCAGCTCGGCCAGGGCCGAGAGCACCCCAGGCGTTGACTCCAAGGGGAAGCCTTCGATGGCGACCACCTGGATGAACTTGCGCCCGATCTTGGGCACGACGCCGCCCCACAGCTCTTGCCCGCCGATTACCGCATCGAGGTACATCGGATTGCTGGGCAGCATGACCGGGTGATGGAGGCCCGTCACGCAGAACTGCAACCAGCTCAGGAAGTCATCGTGCGTGACTTCCCTGCCCTCTTCCGACACGACTTTTTGGCCGCGCAGGCGCGTCATCTTGACCGCCGAGGACAGGCGCGATTCCAGGCTGGTGATCTCGCGCTTGAACTGCGCAATCAGGCCCGTAGTGCGCGCCGTATGGTCGGGAGCCACCGCATCGTCATCGAACATGAGTTCGACAAACTTGCGCTGGGCCAGCACTGGCGGGAACCACGTGACGGTCAGGACAAAGTAGCCCTCGAACATCGCGCCCAGGCCCTCGAACAAGCGCCGGCGTTCCTCGTCAATGGCGAAGGAAACGGAGTCGGGGAACGATGACACGCCCCGCTCCGAGTAGTTCGGCGCAGGCCG
This region includes:
- a CDS encoding type II toxin-antitoxin system YafQ family toxin, producing MERTVSGVRCTNDDLKPVLVALATDQPLDVRYRDHDLSGDWAGYRECHIKPDLLLIYRKSDADTLRLARLGSHSELFG
- a CDS encoding recombinase family protein, with the translated sequence MALIGYARVSTAEQDTALQTDALRNAGCERVFEDTASGAKADRPGLADALAYLRDGDVLVVWRLDRLGRSLPHLIETVGKLEARGVGFRSLTENIDTTTPGGRLIFHVFGALGQFERDLIRERTKAGLTAAAARGRKGGRKPVVTADKLQRARELVANGLNVREAAARLKVGKTALYAALQAASSGSAADS
- a CDS encoding OmpA family protein codes for the protein MRKPVLLALSLAFLVSAQSALAAGDAGNFGTPIKSGVSVSFPDSSATFQPTPEALELLADARNAAIIYISGRTSTLRPSAADEALALRRALSARSYLVARGVSPLKIMVNFASAADFVADNSTAEGRRENQRVDIEVVYIPTY
- a CDS encoding TraX family protein; the protein is MKALRIPDGTVEALKWLALVLMTGDHVNKYLFNATLPVLFEAGRVALPLFVFVLAYNLARPGTLERGVYGRTMSRLAMFGALASVPFVALGGLYAGWWPLNVMFTLLVVTATAYLVERGGKLHLAAAGVVFLVGGSSVEYWWPAVAFGLAVWSYTRRPSWAAAAVAVLACAALWFVNRNLWALAALPVLFLASRVDVRVPRLRWAFYAYYPLHLASLWLIRIPMSKAGYLFF
- a CDS encoding transglycosylase SLT domain-containing protein, translated to MPFFADLPPQLQERVVCSISAAVKYEVPVNIVLAVAEKEGGKPGQWVRNSNGTHDVGPMQFNTAYLGDLARYGITANDVAAAGCYSFDLAAWRLRMHIRNDKGDLWTKAANYHSRTPQYNAVYRADLMRKASKWADWLEARFVTLDVTKAGATPSTPSQPATVAQRATPAARPAPAPQQAAPAAAAARSVSVAGYVPRTVSFNTSREGSAE
- a CDS encoding TrbM/KikA/MpfK family conjugal transfer protein, which codes for MKKKLFALAALVAALGSTAGTASAQDVLTGDTRLACEAILCLSSGTRPSECTPSLSRYFNITKRKLSDTIRARLNFLQLCPVASQTPEMQSLVSAISRGAGRCDAQSLNSTLVMWTGGYDDGRTYISNQLPDYCGAYTGHAYTDFASSGTLPRYVGTPERGGYWVEARDYDRALAEYNERIRREDEERRRQSWLN
- the trbK gene encoding entry exclusion lipoprotein TrbK, producing the protein MKAIKALSLASAALVAALVAGCDNKPATAPMPEVNDENCKPENIAKIEDKGVQQAFSSLCLRRGGDFKPSPKREW
- the trbJ gene encoding P-type conjugative transfer protein TrbJ, with the translated sequence MKPKFLAAKLALVIAVSSTLAVTPVQAGIPVIDGTNLSQNIMTAIESVAQTLKQIEQYSTQLQQYQNQLQNTMAPAAYIWDQAQSTINGLMNAVNTLDYYKTQLGSLDSYIGKFQDVNYYKNSPCFTAAGCSDAERAALRNVAQLASESQKKANDALFKGLDRQQTNLTADAATLQRLQSAAQGAQGQMQAIGYANQLASQQANQLLQIRGLLIAQQNAMATKMQADADKEAQQAAAAAQLRQGSYRASPARTW
- a CDS encoding TrbI/VirB10 family protein, whose translation is MTENADQMAPDASPGEVSKKAGVRRVNNMPMYILGGVLLSFVLVMALVAADRAAKQNAPADGPKEKAGNTSMFAKEIAGDKTGGLIEPASPLKVPDMPTGPASAPLEIARPSNPDAPPAPPANPGNPGQPVNDDEAQRIRMAKMQMFGEAVKAKTTVRVDAPRSNGSAPGGPSTYTGTPQTRDEMLNRIAAVQQQIDAQRSNDPTAAYQARLAQIRGMGVGGGGAAPAAGGMGAGGAPQLLQTSTSGGGRNSMAQFGQGGQGDRWKLDSQPEAPRTPFELRAGFVVPATLISGINSDLPGQIMAQVAQDVYDTPTGKHLLIPQGSRLVGSYSSDVAYGQARVLVAWQRIVFPDGKAMDIGAMPGADSAGYAGFHDQVNNHYVRLFGSAFLMSGVTAGITYSQRQNQATNTYGAPSASSALSEALGQQLGQVTAQLIAKNLSISPTLEIRPGYRFNVVVTKDMTFSKPYRSFDY
- a CDS encoding conjugal transfer protein TrbH; the protein is MRKIVSLALLALALGLGGCATTSQYGNFVQSAALDQQKLATDAVQQLATLYAPARTRLELQQPTPDPFGQALVKSLRDKGYALLEYAPAGASTQAPASAASQASAPATTAASGGLPLRYVLDQAGDSNLYRLTLMVGNQSITRPYLAQNGTFAPAGYWVRKE